The following are from one region of the Salvelinus alpinus chromosome 16, SLU_Salpinus.1, whole genome shotgun sequence genome:
- the lhx9 gene encoding LIM/homeobox protein Lhx9 isoform X4, translating into MPVSQQNQSDALSLPDAELYMEVVGYKAEASCCTLRRSRAGAMLFHGISGDHIQGIMEEMERRSKTDSRLAKGVRLNGREATMPSMGPEKPALCAGCGGKISDRYYLLAVDKQWHLRCLKCCECKQHLESELTCFAKDGSIYCKDDYYRRFSVQRCARCHLGISASEMVMRARDSVYHLSCFTCTTCNKTLTTGDHFGMKDSLVYCRVHFETISQGEYPHPGLNYAEMAAKGGGLALPYFNGTGTAQKGRPRKRKSPVMGIDITSYNSGCNENDGEHLDRDQAYPPAQKNKRMRTSFKHHQLRTMKSYFAINHNPDAKDLKQLAQKTGLTKRVLQGEQILGHYSQTSRRLKIP; encoded by the exons atgcctgtctCGCAGCAGAACCAGTCGGATGCTCTGAGCCTACCGGACGCAGAGCTGTATATGGAAGTTGTGGGCTATAAGGCAGAAGCGAGCTGTTGCACATTACGTCGTTCAAGAGCGGGAGCCATGCTGTTCCACGGGATCTCCGGTGACCACATCCAGGGCAtcatggaggagatggagaggagatccaAAACCGACTCGCGCCTGGCCAAGGGCGTGCGGCTCAACGGAAGGGAAGCG ACCATGCCTTCCATGGGCCCTGAGAAACCCGCGTTGTGTGCCGGCTGTGGAGGCAAAATATCGGATAGATATTATCTGCTCGCTGTGGACAAACAATGGCACCTACGGTGCCTCAAATGCTGTGAATGTAAACAGCATTTGGAGTCAGAGCTCACGTGTTTCGCCAAGGATGGCAGCATCTACTGCAAGGATGATTACTACAG AAGGTTCTCCGTGCAGAGGTGCGCTCGCTGCCACCTCGGGATCTCAGCATCTGAGATGGTGATGCGCGCGAGGGACTCCGTGTACCACCTGAGCTGCTTCACGTGCACCACGTGCAACAAGACCCTGACCACAGGCGACCACTTCGGCATGAAAGACAGCCTGGTGTACTGCCGGGTCCACTTCGAGACCATATCCCAGGGAGAGTACCCCCACCCTGGCCTCAACTATGCCGAGATGGCGGCTAAAGGTGGAGGTCTGGCGCTGCCATACTTCAATGGCACTGGAACGGCCCAGAAGGGAAGGCCTCGGAAGAGGAAGAGCCCCGTCATGGGCATAGACATCACTAGCTACAACtcag GTTGTAATGAGAATGATGGGGAACACCTGGATCGTGACCAGGCCTACCCTCCAGCCCAGAAGAACAAGCGCATGCGTACCTCCTTCAAGCACCATCAGCTCCGCACCATGAAGTCCTACTTTGCTATCAACCACAACCCAGACGCCAAGGACCTCAAACAGCTGGCCCAGAAGACAGGCCTCACCAAAAGAGTTCTACAG GGAGAACAAATCTTGGGGCATTACAGCCAAACTTCCCGACGTTTGAAAATTCCCTAA
- the lhx9 gene encoding LIM/homeobox protein Lhx9 isoform X2, with the protein MPVSQQNQSDALSLPDAELYMEVVGYKAEASCCTLRRSRAGAMLFHGISGDHIQGIMEEMERRSKTDSRLAKGVRLNGREATMPSMGPEKPALCAGCGGKISDRYYLLAVDKQWHLRCLKCCECKQHLESELTCFAKDGSIYCKDDYYRFSVQRCARCHLGISASEMVMRARDSVYHLSCFTCTTCNKTLTTGDHFGMKDSLVYCRVHFETISQGEYPHPGLNYAEMAAKGGGLALPYFNGTGTAQKGRPRKRKSPVMGIDITSYNSGCNENDGEHLDRDQAYPPAQKNKRMRTSFKHHQLRTMKSYFAINHNPDAKDLKQLAQKTGLTKRVLQVWFQNARAKFRRNVLRQENGVDKADGTSLPPPSSDSGALTPPSSAATLTDLTNPSITVVTSVTSSLDSHDSGSPSQTTLTNLF; encoded by the exons atgcctgtctCGCAGCAGAACCAGTCGGATGCTCTGAGCCTACCGGACGCAGAGCTGTATATGGAAGTTGTGGGCTATAAGGCAGAAGCGAGCTGTTGCACATTACGTCGTTCAAGAGCGGGAGCCATGCTGTTCCACGGGATCTCCGGTGACCACATCCAGGGCAtcatggaggagatggagaggagatccaAAACCGACTCGCGCCTGGCCAAGGGCGTGCGGCTCAACGGAAGGGAAGCG ACCATGCCTTCCATGGGCCCTGAGAAACCCGCGTTGTGTGCCGGCTGTGGAGGCAAAATATCGGATAGATATTATCTGCTCGCTGTGGACAAACAATGGCACCTACGGTGCCTCAAATGCTGTGAATGTAAACAGCATTTGGAGTCAGAGCTCACGTGTTTCGCCAAGGATGGCAGCATCTACTGCAAGGATGATTACTACAG GTTCTCCGTGCAGAGGTGCGCTCGCTGCCACCTCGGGATCTCAGCATCTGAGATGGTGATGCGCGCGAGGGACTCCGTGTACCACCTGAGCTGCTTCACGTGCACCACGTGCAACAAGACCCTGACCACAGGCGACCACTTCGGCATGAAAGACAGCCTGGTGTACTGCCGGGTCCACTTCGAGACCATATCCCAGGGAGAGTACCCCCACCCTGGCCTCAACTATGCCGAGATGGCGGCTAAAGGTGGAGGTCTGGCGCTGCCATACTTCAATGGCACTGGAACGGCCCAGAAGGGAAGGCCTCGGAAGAGGAAGAGCCCCGTCATGGGCATAGACATCACTAGCTACAACtcag GTTGTAATGAGAATGATGGGGAACACCTGGATCGTGACCAGGCCTACCCTCCAGCCCAGAAGAACAAGCGCATGCGTACCTCCTTCAAGCACCATCAGCTCCGCACCATGAAGTCCTACTTTGCTATCAACCACAACCCAGACGCCAAGGACCTCAAACAGCTGGCCCAGAAGACAGGCCTCACCAAAAGAGTTCTACAG GTATGGTTCCAAAACGCAAGAGCCAAATTCAGAAGGAACGTTTTGCGACAGGAGAATGGTGTTGACAAGGCCGACGGCACGTCACTCCCTCCGCCCTCGTCCGACAGCGGCGCTCTGACACCCCCCTCCAGCGCGGCCACACTAACAGACCTGACCAATCCCTCTATCACTGTAGTGACCTCCGTCACGTCTAGTTTGGACAGCCATGATTCGGGGAGCCCCTCACAGACTACCTTGACAAACCTTTTCTAG
- the lhx9 gene encoding LIM/homeobox protein Lhx9 isoform X1 codes for MPVSQQNQSDALSLPDAELYMEVVGYKAEASCCTLRRSRAGAMLFHGISGDHIQGIMEEMERRSKTDSRLAKGVRLNGREATMPSMGPEKPALCAGCGGKISDRYYLLAVDKQWHLRCLKCCECKQHLESELTCFAKDGSIYCKDDYYRRFSVQRCARCHLGISASEMVMRARDSVYHLSCFTCTTCNKTLTTGDHFGMKDSLVYCRVHFETISQGEYPHPGLNYAEMAAKGGGLALPYFNGTGTAQKGRPRKRKSPVMGIDITSYNSGCNENDGEHLDRDQAYPPAQKNKRMRTSFKHHQLRTMKSYFAINHNPDAKDLKQLAQKTGLTKRVLQVWFQNARAKFRRNVLRQENGVDKADGTSLPPPSSDSGALTPPSSAATLTDLTNPSITVVTSVTSSLDSHDSGSPSQTTLTNLF; via the exons atgcctgtctCGCAGCAGAACCAGTCGGATGCTCTGAGCCTACCGGACGCAGAGCTGTATATGGAAGTTGTGGGCTATAAGGCAGAAGCGAGCTGTTGCACATTACGTCGTTCAAGAGCGGGAGCCATGCTGTTCCACGGGATCTCCGGTGACCACATCCAGGGCAtcatggaggagatggagaggagatccaAAACCGACTCGCGCCTGGCCAAGGGCGTGCGGCTCAACGGAAGGGAAGCG ACCATGCCTTCCATGGGCCCTGAGAAACCCGCGTTGTGTGCCGGCTGTGGAGGCAAAATATCGGATAGATATTATCTGCTCGCTGTGGACAAACAATGGCACCTACGGTGCCTCAAATGCTGTGAATGTAAACAGCATTTGGAGTCAGAGCTCACGTGTTTCGCCAAGGATGGCAGCATCTACTGCAAGGATGATTACTACAG AAGGTTCTCCGTGCAGAGGTGCGCTCGCTGCCACCTCGGGATCTCAGCATCTGAGATGGTGATGCGCGCGAGGGACTCCGTGTACCACCTGAGCTGCTTCACGTGCACCACGTGCAACAAGACCCTGACCACAGGCGACCACTTCGGCATGAAAGACAGCCTGGTGTACTGCCGGGTCCACTTCGAGACCATATCCCAGGGAGAGTACCCCCACCCTGGCCTCAACTATGCCGAGATGGCGGCTAAAGGTGGAGGTCTGGCGCTGCCATACTTCAATGGCACTGGAACGGCCCAGAAGGGAAGGCCTCGGAAGAGGAAGAGCCCCGTCATGGGCATAGACATCACTAGCTACAACtcag GTTGTAATGAGAATGATGGGGAACACCTGGATCGTGACCAGGCCTACCCTCCAGCCCAGAAGAACAAGCGCATGCGTACCTCCTTCAAGCACCATCAGCTCCGCACCATGAAGTCCTACTTTGCTATCAACCACAACCCAGACGCCAAGGACCTCAAACAGCTGGCCCAGAAGACAGGCCTCACCAAAAGAGTTCTACAG GTATGGTTCCAAAACGCAAGAGCCAAATTCAGAAGGAACGTTTTGCGACAGGAGAATGGTGTTGACAAGGCCGACGGCACGTCACTCCCTCCGCCCTCGTCCGACAGCGGCGCTCTGACACCCCCCTCCAGCGCGGCCACACTAACAGACCTGACCAATCCCTCTATCACTGTAGTGACCTCCGTCACGTCTAGTTTGGACAGCCATGATTCGGGGAGCCCCTCACAGACTACCTTGACAAACCTTTTCTAG
- the lhx9 gene encoding LIM/homeobox protein Lhx9 isoform X3, whose protein sequence is MEVVGYKAEASCCTLRRSRAGAMLFHGISGDHIQGIMEEMERRSKTDSRLAKGVRLNGREATMPSMGPEKPALCAGCGGKISDRYYLLAVDKQWHLRCLKCCECKQHLESELTCFAKDGSIYCKDDYYRRFSVQRCARCHLGISASEMVMRARDSVYHLSCFTCTTCNKTLTTGDHFGMKDSLVYCRVHFETISQGEYPHPGLNYAEMAAKGGGLALPYFNGTGTAQKGRPRKRKSPVMGIDITSYNSGCNENDGEHLDRDQAYPPAQKNKRMRTSFKHHQLRTMKSYFAINHNPDAKDLKQLAQKTGLTKRVLQVWFQNARAKFRRNVLRQENGVDKADGTSLPPPSSDSGALTPPSSAATLTDLTNPSITVVTSVTSSLDSHDSGSPSQTTLTNLF, encoded by the exons ATGGAAGTTGTGGGCTATAAGGCAGAAGCGAGCTGTTGCACATTACGTCGTTCAAGAGCGGGAGCCATGCTGTTCCACGGGATCTCCGGTGACCACATCCAGGGCAtcatggaggagatggagaggagatccaAAACCGACTCGCGCCTGGCCAAGGGCGTGCGGCTCAACGGAAGGGAAGCG ACCATGCCTTCCATGGGCCCTGAGAAACCCGCGTTGTGTGCCGGCTGTGGAGGCAAAATATCGGATAGATATTATCTGCTCGCTGTGGACAAACAATGGCACCTACGGTGCCTCAAATGCTGTGAATGTAAACAGCATTTGGAGTCAGAGCTCACGTGTTTCGCCAAGGATGGCAGCATCTACTGCAAGGATGATTACTACAG AAGGTTCTCCGTGCAGAGGTGCGCTCGCTGCCACCTCGGGATCTCAGCATCTGAGATGGTGATGCGCGCGAGGGACTCCGTGTACCACCTGAGCTGCTTCACGTGCACCACGTGCAACAAGACCCTGACCACAGGCGACCACTTCGGCATGAAAGACAGCCTGGTGTACTGCCGGGTCCACTTCGAGACCATATCCCAGGGAGAGTACCCCCACCCTGGCCTCAACTATGCCGAGATGGCGGCTAAAGGTGGAGGTCTGGCGCTGCCATACTTCAATGGCACTGGAACGGCCCAGAAGGGAAGGCCTCGGAAGAGGAAGAGCCCCGTCATGGGCATAGACATCACTAGCTACAACtcag GTTGTAATGAGAATGATGGGGAACACCTGGATCGTGACCAGGCCTACCCTCCAGCCCAGAAGAACAAGCGCATGCGTACCTCCTTCAAGCACCATCAGCTCCGCACCATGAAGTCCTACTTTGCTATCAACCACAACCCAGACGCCAAGGACCTCAAACAGCTGGCCCAGAAGACAGGCCTCACCAAAAGAGTTCTACAG GTATGGTTCCAAAACGCAAGAGCCAAATTCAGAAGGAACGTTTTGCGACAGGAGAATGGTGTTGACAAGGCCGACGGCACGTCACTCCCTCCGCCCTCGTCCGACAGCGGCGCTCTGACACCCCCCTCCAGCGCGGCCACACTAACAGACCTGACCAATCCCTCTATCACTGTAGTGACCTCCGTCACGTCTAGTTTGGACAGCCATGATTCGGGGAGCCCCTCACAGACTACCTTGACAAACCTTTTCTAG